Proteins from a genomic interval of Rhodococcus rhodochrous:
- a CDS encoding calcium-translocating P-type ATPase, PMCA-type, which yields MSAQAPATTSSWHTRAATDVAEAFEVDPQRGLSADEVERRRGEYGPNLLDEAKKVPTWRRVLSLLADRMTLVLVVAAVVSATVSREWETPVVIFAVIALNTVLNYVQESRAESSLAALKKMSVSTSRVLRDGRGTEVPRAELVPGDVVLLEAGDTVPADGRLVTAVRLQVAEAALTGESQPVDKQADVVDDPDAPLGDRTDMLFMNTEVTRGRAAMIVTGTGMRTEMGAIATLLGSAGGEQTPLQRRIGQLAQTLTIVAIVTVALVFVLGLLRGQTWSDLLVTAVSLAVATIPEGLTAVVAFTLAMGASRLAARGAIVKRLAAVETLGSTTHICTDKTGTLTLNEMTVQRLLVAGRAFRVTGTGYGTDGKILVGDGLPAPDFTDALLGMGLCNDATVRNGVLVGDPTEGALVVLAEKGGIDVEGARAALNRISEVPFDSDYKYMATFHTLPNGGYRCFVKGAPGVLLDRATSIAGPDGPIPLDDDGRARIQRAVEALASEGLRTLMIAGRDLDAVPRGDTDALQEKVADLTIHAIVGIVDPPRTEAEDAIAVAHEAGISVHMITGDHLVTASAIAEELGIRGSAASGSDLDKLTDDELRRRAKEFGVLARVAPEHKIRFVEALQADGQIVAMTGDGVNDAPALEQSDIGVAMGITGTDVSKGAADMILTDDNFATIVAAVAEGRGIYDNIVKFVKFQLTTAWGFVLIFLTAGVLGLAGGAPFSALQILWVNIIMDGPPALALGVDPTAPDAMRRRPRPANEALLERARVQRILGLGIVMTVGTIAVLHFGPELFPDSASDPLFATTLAFTTFVFYQVFNLFNVRSDLGSVFSAQTFTNHTIWIAIGAVVVLQICVVQLGALQGFMDTTSLTSEQWLLAVAVGSSVLWVDEIGKFVARRIEARRAERADTTFLT from the coding sequence ATGTCCGCACAAGCTCCCGCGACCACCTCGAGTTGGCACACCCGCGCCGCGACCGACGTCGCCGAGGCGTTCGAGGTCGATCCGCAACGAGGGTTGAGTGCGGACGAGGTCGAACGACGGCGTGGCGAGTACGGCCCGAACCTGCTCGACGAGGCGAAGAAGGTACCGACCTGGCGGCGCGTGCTCTCGCTGCTGGCCGACAGGATGACCCTCGTTCTGGTCGTGGCGGCGGTGGTCAGCGCCACCGTCTCCCGCGAGTGGGAGACCCCCGTCGTCATCTTCGCGGTGATCGCGCTCAACACCGTGCTGAACTACGTGCAGGAATCCCGGGCCGAGAGCAGCCTCGCCGCGTTGAAGAAGATGTCGGTGTCGACCAGCCGGGTGCTGCGCGACGGCAGGGGGACGGAGGTGCCCCGCGCCGAACTCGTCCCCGGAGACGTGGTGCTCCTCGAGGCCGGCGACACCGTCCCGGCCGACGGCCGACTCGTCACCGCCGTCCGGCTGCAGGTCGCGGAGGCCGCCCTCACCGGTGAATCCCAGCCCGTCGACAAACAGGCCGACGTCGTCGACGATCCCGACGCGCCGCTCGGCGACCGCACCGACATGCTGTTCATGAACACCGAGGTCACACGCGGACGTGCCGCGATGATCGTCACCGGCACGGGCATGCGTACCGAAATGGGTGCCATCGCAACCCTTCTCGGATCGGCCGGTGGCGAACAGACGCCGCTGCAACGGCGCATCGGCCAACTCGCCCAGACCCTGACGATCGTCGCGATCGTGACGGTGGCGCTGGTGTTCGTCCTCGGTCTGCTGCGGGGACAGACCTGGTCGGATCTCCTCGTCACCGCGGTGTCGCTGGCGGTCGCGACGATCCCCGAAGGGCTCACGGCCGTCGTCGCCTTCACCCTCGCGATGGGAGCCTCACGTCTCGCGGCCCGCGGTGCGATCGTCAAACGACTCGCCGCGGTCGAGACGCTCGGCAGCACCACCCACATCTGCACCGACAAGACCGGCACCCTCACCCTCAACGAGATGACGGTGCAGCGACTGCTCGTCGCGGGTCGTGCCTTCCGCGTCACCGGCACCGGGTACGGAACCGACGGCAAGATCCTCGTCGGTGACGGTCTGCCCGCACCGGACTTCACGGACGCACTGCTCGGGATGGGACTGTGCAACGACGCGACCGTGCGCAACGGAGTGCTGGTCGGCGATCCCACCGAGGGTGCCCTCGTGGTGCTCGCCGAGAAGGGCGGCATCGACGTCGAGGGTGCGCGGGCCGCGCTGAACCGCATCTCGGAGGTGCCGTTCGACTCGGACTACAAGTACATGGCCACCTTCCACACCCTGCCGAACGGCGGATACCGCTGTTTCGTGAAGGGCGCGCCGGGTGTGCTCCTCGACCGTGCCACCTCGATCGCCGGCCCCGACGGCCCGATTCCGCTCGACGACGACGGTCGCGCGAGGATCCAGCGGGCCGTGGAGGCGCTCGCGTCGGAAGGTCTGCGAACCCTCATGATCGCCGGTCGCGACCTCGATGCCGTTCCCCGCGGCGACACCGATGCTCTGCAGGAGAAGGTGGCCGACCTGACGATCCACGCGATCGTCGGCATCGTCGACCCGCCGCGGACCGAAGCCGAGGATGCGATCGCCGTCGCCCACGAGGCGGGCATCTCGGTGCACATGATCACCGGCGACCATCTGGTGACGGCTTCCGCGATCGCCGAGGAACTCGGAATTCGCGGGTCGGCTGCCTCCGGTTCAGATCTCGACAAACTCACCGACGACGAACTGCGCCGGAGGGCAAAGGAATTCGGCGTCCTCGCCCGCGTGGCGCCCGAACACAAGATCAGGTTCGTCGAAGCGCTGCAGGCCGACGGGCAGATCGTCGCGATGACGGGCGACGGCGTCAACGACGCTCCCGCGCTCGAACAATCCGACATCGGTGTGGCCATGGGGATCACGGGAACCGACGTCTCCAAGGGCGCCGCGGACATGATCCTCACCGACGACAACTTCGCGACCATCGTCGCCGCCGTGGCCGAGGGACGCGGAATCTACGACAACATCGTCAAATTCGTGAAGTTCCAGCTCACCACGGCGTGGGGCTTCGTCCTCATCTTCCTGACGGCCGGTGTGCTCGGACTCGCGGGTGGCGCGCCCTTCAGCGCACTGCAGATCCTGTGGGTGAACATCATCATGGACGGACCGCCGGCGCTCGCACTCGGTGTCGACCCGACCGCCCCCGACGCGATGAGGCGACGACCGCGGCCCGCGAACGAGGCCCTGCTCGAACGCGCCCGGGTCCAGCGCATCCTCGGCCTCGGCATCGTGATGACGGTAGGCACGATCGCAGTCCTGCACTTCGGACCGGAACTGTTCCCCGACAGCGCATCCGACCCGTTGTTCGCCACCACCCTCGCGTTCACGACGTTCGTCTTCTACCAGGTGTTCAACCTGTTCAACGTGCGCTCGGATCTCGGATCGGTGTTCTCGGCGCAGACGTTCACCAACCACACCATCTGGATCGCGATCGGCGCCGTCGTCGTCCTGCAGATCTGCGTCGTGCAACTCGGCGCCCTGCAGGGATTCATGGACACCACCTCCCTCACCTCCGAGCAGTGGCTGCTCGCGGTCGCAGTCGGCTCGTCCGTGCTGTGGGTGGACGAGATCGGCAAGTTCGTCGCCAGGAGGATCGAGGCGCGCAGGGCCGAGCGGGCGGATACGACCTTCCTCACCTGA
- a CDS encoding MFS transporter, whose translation MTTTASGRPLDDPAHTDSGHPARTLVMWALALGGFGIGTTEFVAMGLLPEIATSIGVSEPTAGHVVSAYAAGVVVGAPLIATIAARVPRKTLLVALMVAFTLGNAATVLAPNYGLLVVSRFVAGLPHGAYFGVAALVAAHLAGPGRRARAVSLVMMGLSVANVVGVPAASWLGMALGWRAAFVLVAAIGVATVVALAAWVPTLSIPTTSVRVELGALKSSTVWLTLAVAVIGFGGVFAVYTYISTTLTDVAGVSRSLVPVALMLFGVGMVVGNAIGGRVADRGVIPGVYASITSLAVLLALFVAAAHNPWTAFVMVFGLGVGCAAVGPALQVRLMDVAEDAQTLAASLHHAAFNLANAFGAWIGGVVIAAGFGYTAPAAVGVLLALAGVAVFAISVRRREKAAPSRRDWIRK comes from the coding sequence ATGACCACCACGGCTTCCGGCCGCCCACTCGACGATCCTGCCCATACCGACTCCGGACATCCCGCGCGCACGCTCGTGATGTGGGCGCTCGCCCTCGGCGGGTTCGGGATCGGAACCACCGAGTTCGTCGCCATGGGGTTGCTCCCCGAGATCGCGACGAGCATCGGGGTCTCCGAACCCACCGCGGGCCACGTCGTCTCCGCCTACGCGGCCGGTGTCGTCGTCGGTGCCCCGCTCATCGCGACGATCGCCGCCCGCGTGCCGCGCAAGACACTGCTGGTCGCGCTGATGGTCGCGTTCACCCTCGGCAACGCCGCCACGGTGCTGGCCCCGAACTACGGTCTGCTCGTCGTCTCCCGGTTCGTCGCCGGCCTGCCGCACGGCGCGTACTTCGGGGTCGCCGCGCTGGTCGCGGCGCATCTCGCCGGACCCGGTCGGCGCGCGCGGGCGGTGTCGCTGGTGATGATGGGGTTGTCGGTGGCGAACGTCGTCGGGGTGCCCGCCGCCTCGTGGCTCGGCATGGCGTTGGGCTGGCGCGCGGCGTTCGTGCTGGTCGCCGCGATCGGAGTGGCCACCGTCGTCGCTCTCGCCGCCTGGGTGCCGACACTGTCGATACCGACGACCAGCGTGCGGGTCGAACTCGGGGCGTTGAAGAGCAGCACCGTCTGGCTCACGCTCGCCGTGGCCGTCATCGGCTTCGGTGGTGTGTTCGCGGTGTACACCTACATCAGCACCACGCTGACCGACGTCGCCGGAGTGTCGAGATCGCTCGTGCCGGTCGCGCTGATGCTCTTCGGCGTGGGCATGGTCGTCGGCAATGCCATCGGTGGTCGCGTCGCCGATCGCGGTGTGATCCCCGGCGTCTACGCGTCGATCACCTCGCTCGCGGTGCTGCTCGCGCTGTTCGTCGCCGCGGCCCACAACCCGTGGACCGCCTTCGTGATGGTCTTCGGTCTGGGTGTCGGATGCGCCGCGGTGGGCCCGGCTCTGCAGGTGCGGTTGATGGATGTCGCGGAGGACGCCCAGACGCTCGCGGCGTCGCTGCACCACGCCGCGTTCAACCTGGCGAACGCGTTCGGTGCGTGGATCGGCGGGGTCGTGATCGCGGCCGGATTCGGCTACACCGCTCCCGCCGCGGTCGGTGTGCTGCTGGCGCTCGCCGGTGTCGCCGTGTTCGCGATCTCCGTTCGCCGCCGTGAGAAGGCCGCACCTTCCCGACGTGATTGGATACGGAAGTGA
- the tgt gene encoding tRNA guanosine(34) transglycosylase Tgt, whose protein sequence is MTDSSIPTPPDPFFTVGARLDNGLGRTGTIHTPHGDIRTPAFVPVGTKATVKAVLPETMAELGSQALLANAYHLYLQPGSDIVDEAGGLGKFMNWPGPTFTDSGGFQVMSLGAGFKKVIAMESVGVQNDDVIAKGKERLAHVDDDGVTFKSHLDGSRHRFTPEVSMRIQHELGADIMFAFDELTTLMNTRGYQERSLERTQAWAVRCIAEHEKLTAERAHRPYQALFGVVQGAQYEDLRRQACRGLESIVGETGRGFDGYGIGGALEKHNLGTIVRWCTEELPEHKPRHLLGISEPDDIFVAVEHGVDTFDCVNPSRVARNAAIYHPDGRFNINTSRHRRDFTPIDENCDCYTCRNYTRAYIHHLFKAKEMLASTLCTIHNERFTVRLVDDIRTNMEKGTLAEFKAETLGRFYASRRQA, encoded by the coding sequence GTGACCGATTCCAGCATTCCGACCCCGCCCGATCCCTTCTTCACGGTCGGAGCGCGTCTCGACAACGGACTCGGCCGCACGGGCACGATCCACACCCCGCACGGAGACATCCGCACCCCGGCCTTCGTCCCGGTGGGTACGAAGGCGACCGTCAAGGCGGTGCTGCCCGAGACGATGGCCGAGCTCGGCTCGCAGGCGCTGCTCGCCAACGCCTACCACCTCTACCTGCAGCCCGGCTCCGACATCGTCGACGAGGCCGGCGGGCTCGGGAAGTTCATGAACTGGCCCGGCCCCACCTTCACCGACAGCGGCGGATTCCAGGTCATGTCGCTCGGGGCCGGGTTCAAGAAGGTCATCGCGATGGAGTCCGTCGGCGTCCAGAACGACGACGTCATCGCCAAGGGCAAGGAACGGCTCGCCCACGTCGACGACGACGGTGTGACCTTCAAATCGCACCTCGACGGGTCGCGGCACCGGTTCACCCCCGAGGTGTCGATGCGTATCCAGCACGAGCTCGGTGCCGACATCATGTTCGCCTTCGACGAGCTCACGACCCTCATGAACACCCGCGGCTACCAGGAACGCTCCCTCGAGCGGACCCAGGCGTGGGCGGTGCGGTGCATCGCCGAGCACGAGAAGCTCACCGCCGAACGTGCCCACCGCCCCTACCAGGCGTTGTTCGGGGTCGTGCAGGGCGCGCAATACGAGGACCTGCGACGACAGGCCTGCCGCGGCCTCGAGTCCATCGTCGGTGAGACCGGCCGCGGGTTCGACGGCTACGGCATCGGCGGGGCGCTCGAGAAGCACAATCTCGGCACGATCGTGCGGTGGTGCACCGAGGAGCTGCCCGAGCACAAGCCGCGGCACCTGCTGGGCATCAGCGAACCCGACGACATCTTCGTCGCGGTCGAGCACGGCGTCGACACCTTCGACTGCGTCAATCCGTCGCGGGTCGCGCGCAACGCCGCGATCTACCACCCGGACGGCCGGTTCAACATCAACACCAGCCGTCACCGGCGCGACTTCACGCCGATCGACGAGAACTGCGACTGCTACACCTGCCGGAACTACACGCGCGCGTACATCCACCACCTGTTCAAGGCGAAGGAGATGCTCGCCTCGACGTTGTGCACGATCCACAACGAACGGTTCACGGTGCGCCTCGTCGACGACATCCGGACGAACATGGAGAAGGGCACGCTCGCCGAGTTCAAGGCCGAGACGCTCGGCCGGTTCTACGCGAGCCGGCGCCAGGCCTGA
- a CDS encoding queuosine precursor transporter, whose translation MTEHGSNTSPALFDHAAFARVGRSPYTGIVVLFTAVLMISNISATKGIAFFTGSELTAGPLQILPIITDGGFFLFPLAYILGDVLSEVYGFAATRRAVFYGFGAVALSALCFWITQQLPPADFYAGQESFENVLGVVPRMLIAGLAGYAVGQLLNSYVLVRIKERTREKHLWARLIGSTVVGEFADTLIFCSIAAGAIGITTWADFVNFVIVGFLWKTLVEIVVLPVTYRVIAYVKKREPSYA comes from the coding sequence GTGACCGAGCACGGATCGAACACCTCCCCCGCCCTCTTCGACCACGCCGCCTTCGCGCGCGTGGGCCGCAGCCCGTACACGGGGATCGTCGTGCTGTTCACCGCGGTACTGATGATCTCCAACATCTCCGCGACGAAGGGCATCGCGTTCTTCACCGGCTCCGAACTCACCGCCGGTCCGCTGCAGATCCTGCCGATCATCACCGACGGCGGGTTCTTCCTGTTCCCCCTCGCCTACATCCTCGGCGACGTGCTCAGCGAGGTGTACGGCTTCGCGGCCACCCGCCGCGCCGTCTTCTACGGCTTCGGGGCGGTCGCGCTGTCCGCGCTGTGCTTCTGGATCACGCAGCAGCTACCTCCGGCCGACTTCTACGCCGGTCAGGAGTCCTTCGAGAACGTGCTCGGCGTGGTGCCCCGGATGCTCATCGCCGGGCTCGCCGGGTACGCGGTCGGGCAGCTGCTCAACTCGTACGTGCTCGTCCGCATCAAGGAACGCACCCGGGAGAAGCACCTGTGGGCGCGGCTGATCGGGTCGACCGTCGTCGGCGAGTTCGCCGACACCCTCATCTTCTGCTCGATCGCCGCAGGGGCCATCGGCATCACGACCTGGGCCGACTTCGTCAACTTCGTGATCGTCGGGTTCCTGTGGAAGACGCTGGTCGAGATCGTCGTGCTCCCGGTGACGTACCGCGTGATCGCGTACGTCAAGAAGCGCGAACCCTCCTACGCGTGA
- a CDS encoding RDD family protein has protein sequence MTTGGYPPPQQDPRATGGHPGAPSYGATPPDYTQQFPQYGAPQNGGPQYGAPQYGTPQYGTPQNGAPQYGAPQYGAPQGNGFGGPGFPGPDPNFGTGTPGELLPRLGARIIDGLIVGIPMGILTAIMLLASGGSGFVNFFMTVVSGVVAFGYWTYMESARGATVGKKLLGLSVVGPAGGNPTLEQAAKRNAFVALQILTGIPLLGFLAGLLSLAAYIGIAVTIEQDGDKQGFHDKFAGGTRVRKS, from the coding sequence GTGACCACTGGTGGCTATCCACCCCCTCAGCAGGATCCTCGGGCGACGGGCGGTCATCCCGGCGCCCCCTCGTACGGTGCCACCCCGCCCGACTACACCCAGCAGTTCCCTCAGTACGGCGCTCCCCAGAACGGTGGCCCTCAGTACGGCGCTCCCCAGTACGGAACGCCGCAGTACGGAACACCGCAGAACGGCGCTCCCCAGTACGGTGCACCTCAGTACGGTGCACCGCAGGGCAATGGGTTCGGAGGCCCGGGATTCCCCGGTCCGGATCCGAACTTCGGCACCGGCACCCCGGGGGAGCTGCTCCCGCGTCTCGGCGCCCGCATCATCGACGGTCTCATCGTCGGCATCCCCATGGGGATCCTGACCGCGATCATGCTCCTCGCGAGCGGCGGAAGCGGCTTCGTGAACTTCTTCATGACGGTCGTCAGCGGTGTCGTCGCCTTCGGCTACTGGACGTACATGGAGTCCGCTCGGGGCGCGACCGTCGGCAAGAAGCTCCTCGGCCTGTCGGTCGTCGGTCCCGCCGGTGGCAACCCCACCCTCGAGCAGGCCGCCAAGCGCAATGCCTTCGTCGCGCTGCAGATCCTCACCGGCATCCCGCTGCTGGGCTTCCTCGCCGGTCTGCTGTCGCTCGCCGCATACATCGGTATCGCGGTCACCATCGAGCAGGACGGCGACAAACAGGGCTTCCACGACAAGTTCGCCGGCGGCACCCGGGTACGCAAGTCCTGA
- a CDS encoding DUF2189 domain-containing protein → MTTGGYDPNQDPKNPGGYPPPGNYPPPGNYPPPSGGGTPPPGGNYPPPGNYPPPGNYPPPSGGNYPPPGGSYPPPGNYPPPPSSGDYPPPPGAYGAGSFGGPPPNQLSVGDAISYGWSKFSGNAGVWIVFMLAAFVIQGLISGIFNGFDFTGEATDFTLLSAIGSIVTTIVGYLIQAAFVRGALAETDGQRPAFGTFLQIGPIGAVIVAGLLVGIGTSIGLVLCILPGLVFAFFAWWTMQFVIDRNQDAVTAIKSSFNAVKSNAGTLVLLALALLGINLLGALLCLIGLLVTVPVSIIAVTYAYRVTTGGPVAA, encoded by the coding sequence ATGACCACCGGTGGTTACGACCCGAATCAGGATCCGAAGAACCCGGGTGGTTATCCGCCACCCGGAAACTACCCACCACCCGGAAACTATCCGCCGCCCTCGGGGGGTGGCACTCCCCCGCCGGGTGGGAACTATCCGCCGCCCGGCAACTACCCGCCTCCGGGGAACTATCCCCCGCCCTCGGGTGGCAACTACCCGCCTCCGGGTGGGTCCTACCCGCCGCCGGGGAACTATCCGCCTCCCCCGTCGAGTGGTGACTACCCGCCCCCGCCGGGCGCGTACGGCGCCGGGAGCTTCGGTGGTCCGCCCCCGAATCAGTTGAGTGTCGGCGACGCGATCTCCTACGGTTGGTCGAAGTTCAGCGGCAACGCCGGCGTGTGGATCGTCTTCATGCTCGCCGCGTTCGTCATCCAGGGCCTGATCAGCGGCATCTTCAACGGGTTCGACTTCACCGGTGAGGCGACGGACTTCACCCTCCTGAGCGCCATCGGCAGCATCGTCACGACGATCGTCGGATACCTGATCCAGGCCGCCTTCGTGCGCGGCGCACTGGCCGAAACCGACGGGCAGCGACCCGCTTTCGGGACGTTCCTCCAGATCGGCCCGATCGGCGCGGTCATCGTCGCGGGTCTGCTCGTGGGCATCGGCACGTCGATCGGTCTCGTGCTGTGCATCCTCCCGGGCCTGGTGTTCGCGTTCTTCGCGTGGTGGACGATGCAGTTCGTCATCGATCGCAATCAGGATGCCGTCACCGCGATCAAGTCGAGCTTCAATGCCGTCAAATCGAATGCGGGAACGCTGGTGCTGCTCGCCCTCGCACTGCTCGGCATCAACCTCCTCGGTGCCCTGCTGTGCCTGATCGGCCTGCTGGTCACCGTGCCGGTGTCGATCATCGCCGTCACGTACGCCTACCGGGTCACCACGGGTGGTCCCGTAGCGGCCTGA
- the gluQRS gene encoding tRNA glutamyl-Q(34) synthetase GluQRS encodes MSLPDEDEAGAGRFAPSPSGDLHLGNLRTAVLAWLFARSTNRRFLVRVEDLDRVRPGAEQRQLADLAAIGLDWDGRVVHQSRRRRLYDEAIARLEQAGLTYECYCTRREILEATSAPHAPAGAYPGTCRNLTDEQRAERRASGRAPAIRLRATEEWFTVHDLLHGDFTGIVDDLVLRRNDGTPAYNLAVVVDDADQGIDQVVRGDDLLTSAPRQAYLAHLLGLSEPVYAHVPLALNKEGKRLAKRDGAVTLADQLALGHTADDVLGTIAVSLRLADPGEPVSPELLLDRWNPVRLPRDPWVFAPSEEGIR; translated from the coding sequence GTGTCACTTCCGGACGAGGACGAAGCAGGAGCGGGCCGCTTCGCACCGAGTCCCTCCGGCGACCTGCACTTGGGCAATCTGCGCACCGCCGTTCTGGCGTGGCTGTTCGCGCGGTCGACGAACCGTCGGTTCCTGGTCCGCGTCGAGGATCTCGACCGGGTGCGTCCCGGCGCGGAGCAACGCCAGCTCGCGGATCTCGCGGCCATCGGTCTCGACTGGGACGGCCGAGTGGTCCACCAGTCCCGCCGCCGGCGCCTGTACGACGAGGCGATCGCGCGGCTCGAGCAGGCCGGCCTGACCTACGAGTGCTACTGCACCCGACGCGAGATCCTCGAGGCCACCTCCGCACCCCACGCCCCTGCGGGCGCCTATCCGGGCACCTGCCGCAACCTCACCGACGAGCAGCGGGCCGAGCGCCGGGCCTCCGGCCGCGCCCCCGCGATCCGATTGCGGGCGACCGAGGAGTGGTTCACCGTCCACGACCTGCTGCACGGAGATTTCACGGGCATCGTCGACGATCTCGTGTTGCGCCGCAACGACGGAACCCCCGCGTACAACCTCGCAGTGGTGGTGGACGACGCCGACCAGGGCATCGATCAGGTGGTGCGCGGAGACGACCTGCTCACCTCCGCGCCCCGGCAGGCCTATCTCGCACACCTTCTCGGACTGTCGGAACCCGTCTACGCGCATGTGCCGCTCGCGCTCAACAAGGAGGGCAAGCGACTGGCCAAACGGGACGGCGCGGTGACACTGGCCGATCAGCTCGCGCTCGGTCACACGGCCGACGACGTGCTGGGCACGATCGCCGTGTCGCTGCGACTCGCCGACCCCGGCGAGCCCGTGTCGCCGGAACTGTTGCTGGACCGCTGGAATCCCGTGAGACTCCCCCGTGATCCGTGGGTGTTCGCGCCGTCGGAGGAAGGCATCCGATAG
- a CDS encoding LysR family transcriptional regulator: MSVPSADDLLVLLAVGRSGRFTSAADDLGVNHTTISRRIASLERSLGGRVLARSAAGWELTDLGREALEAAERIEAAVGTLRNPRGERRLEGVVRISATDGFSAYIAAPAGALVRQRHPGISVEIVATTRRASQQRSGMDIEVVVGRPQVHRAEAHRLADYNLGLYASRDYLATHGSPSSVRDLREHTLVYFIDSMLQVDDLDVARRIAPDMQDSISSTNVFVHVEATRAAGGLGLLPCFMADRHPDLVRVLPGEVEARLAYWLVARSETLRRPEVAAAVAAIREVVHAQRAVLLGVAR, encoded by the coding sequence ATGAGCGTGCCCTCGGCCGATGACCTCCTCGTCCTGCTCGCCGTCGGGCGCAGCGGCAGGTTCACCAGCGCCGCCGACGACCTGGGCGTCAACCACACCACGATCTCCCGGCGGATCGCCTCGCTCGAGCGCAGCCTCGGTGGTCGCGTGCTCGCGCGGTCGGCGGCGGGATGGGAACTGACCGACCTCGGTCGCGAGGCGCTCGAGGCCGCCGAACGCATCGAGGCCGCGGTCGGGACTCTGCGGAACCCCCGGGGTGAGCGCCGCCTCGAAGGCGTCGTGCGTATCTCCGCCACCGACGGCTTCAGCGCATACATCGCCGCCCCGGCCGGCGCGCTCGTGCGGCAACGCCATCCGGGTATCTCCGTCGAGATCGTCGCGACCACCCGTCGCGCCTCGCAGCAACGATCCGGCATGGACATCGAGGTGGTCGTGGGACGCCCGCAGGTGCATCGGGCCGAAGCGCACCGCCTCGCCGACTACAACCTGGGCCTCTACGCGTCGCGCGACTATCTCGCCACGCACGGCTCCCCGTCGTCGGTCCGCGACCTGCGTGAACACACCCTCGTGTACTTCATCGATTCGATGCTGCAGGTCGACGATCTCGACGTCGCGCGGCGCATCGCCCCCGACATGCAGGATTCGATCAGCTCGACGAACGTGTTCGTGCACGTCGAGGCGACCCGTGCCGCCGGAGGCCTCGGTCTGCTGCCGTGCTTCATGGCCGATCGGCACCCCGATCTCGTCCGGGTCCTGCCCGGCGAGGTCGAGGCGCGTCTGGCCTACTGGCTCGTCGCGCGCTCGGAGACGCTGCGGCGGCCGGAGGTCGCGGCCGCGGTCGCGGCGATCCGGGAGGTCGTGCACGCCCAGCGAGCAGTGCTCCTGGGGGTCGCTCGATAG